The Coffea arabica cultivar ET-39 chromosome 9c, Coffea Arabica ET-39 HiFi, whole genome shotgun sequence nucleotide sequence AGATCCTCTTGTCCTTTGGCGAGATTTGAAAGAAAGATTCGACCACCTGAAGTTGGTCGTTCTTCCAAAAACCCGATATGATTGGCTTCACTTACGGCTGCAAGATTTTAAATCTGTCAACGAATATAATTCAGCCATGTTCAGAATCACTTCTCAATTATCATTATGTGGCGAAAAAGTCACTGATGAAGATAtgttagaaaaaatattttctacttttcatgTCTCTAACATGCTCCTGCAGCAGCAATATCGAGAGAAGgggtttaaaaaatattctgaacTTATTGCATGTCTTCTCTTGGCTGAACAAAACAATGAATTGTTGCTGAAAAATCATGAGTCCCGACCAACTGGTGCAAGTCCATTCCCTGAAGCGAATGCGACCCAATTTCAAAATTCtggtcgaggtcgtggacgtggccgtagAGGTGGCCGTGGAGGAGGCCGCGGACGTGGCCGTGGCCGTGGACGTGATCGTAGTAAATGTGTGCCCCGTGAAAATTTTAACCGGGGCAAGCAACAAAATGTTTCCCAAAAGAGGGAAAATAACTACGAtcagaaaaatggagaaaagaaagtttatgaagaaaaatgctaCCGGTGTGGTATGGAAGGTCATTGGTCTCGTACCTGTCGTACGGCCGAACATCTTGTTGACCTCTATCAAgcatcattgaaaaatattttttaagttaAATGGATGTATATGGATAAGAtggataatccatttaaatccactaacataattggatttaaatggttatccatttaaaaccattgaatttatatggatcatccaaatccatttaaggttggtttatatggatggattagtggatatgaatccattttgccacttctagTCTGTACGGCAGCTATAATTTTGTATCACTCCCATGTCAGAGCTACATTTGAcagccttttctttttttgacatATATTCTGAGAAATTAGCCTTCAAATGGTGATAATGGTAGCTCTGACAAGAAGTTTGGCTTGattttattgaaatattattggagaaatttttttttattaagctttcagaatttttttttgagctaaGCTTTCAGAAATTTGTGGTTATTAAGCTTTTTAACTAAGGAATGGGATGAACTTTCGAGTCCATTTGGTTTGTGAGATGGTGAAGGATAGGGTTAACCATTGCATACTCACCCAATTTGGTTTGTGAGATGGTCAAGGATAGCGCTAACAATTGTATACTCATCCAATTTATTTTGTTAGTGTTAGCTTTAATAAATGGGATTAGTTATCATCCTTTAATCACAATAATCTTATGATTCGTGGTGCAATCAAATTGAGCTCAAATAATCTACTTGCAAGTTTGCTTGGTCATGGTTTGAGCTCAAACTCGAGCTTGTGCTGATTGAGTTTTAACTAAATTTGAGCAACTTGAACATATTAACAAATCTAGTTCAAGCATACATGTGTCTGGTCTGAAAGttgatctttttattttatatatttattattgtaaATTTATTGTATCccttattttagaaaatttaaaacaaaagtactGAAACTTAATTAAGCTAATTGAGCTCAATTAGGGTCAATTAAGTTACTTCATTCGATCTTGAACTCCAGCTCTTTTTAGTTCAATAAAATATACTCATAAAGTGGTGCAGTTAGAAGAAATATTCAGTATCAGTAGGGGCACAACTAAAATAAAGTTCTTTTTAGTTCAATAAATAGTACTCATAAAGGTTAATTTCACTTTGCACCCCTTGTATTCTAATTTTGGTAAACTTTAAAATGGAATACTTTAATCTCTATAATATAAAGTTTGTCCCACTTAAGCAAAACATAGTGAGACAGCTTTTGCACTCAAGTGGATTATGCTTCAAGAATTAAAGTAGACAGATTTTATATTTCATAAAGTACATTACCATTGCCCTCTACCTGTCACCTCTTAGATGAACTTTCTCTAAGGATTAAGGCagatttttctttctctaaTTTCATAAGGATTAAGGTATTTTTCTTCATATACTTCATAAGGATTAAGGTATATTTTTCTTTCGCTAACTTGACGATGACAATGCTTGCTGTCACATTTATGAAATACACAAAATCCCCATTCCACTACAAATACTTAAAATAAGGTGTCACAAAAATAAATCTTGATAAATTGATTATCATTAAGGGGTCTTTCATAGAAACCAAAGAAGGTAAATATTTATATCTCCCGATAACTCTCagaatatatattaatatatgtgATATTACTAGTAttctttaaataaaataaaaaaaaagcaagatCACATATGCTCTAAGTTTGAGAGTTGCAAACAACATCTCTTACTGATTGATTTTATGCTTATATAATTAGACTAACTAATTAACCTCCCAACTTAGTGATTTTTTAACATTTGAGGTATTAGTATGTTTTAacatttgattttgtaattACAGCGTGCATGATGTGCTAGTATGATTTTAAATAAAATGCAAGCATACAATATTAGTTACTCCATATAATAGCAACAAGATTCAGTTCCATGAAACATGCTAACACTAGGTGAACCACCAGGAGCCTTTAATATTCAACCAACACTAGCTAGGTATATTTAGTGCAACATAGATTTCGGCTAGTCAAGCACGTGATTGAAGAATTATGGGTTTCACTTGTCTGATCCTATTAGTATTGCTAGGATGAGTGCAACACCATAGTAAAATTAAGCTTCAAAATTAAGTAAATGGATGGAGCATGAGAACTATATGAATGTGGTGGAGGCTTCAGTATAAGAGAACTATATGGTGTCTAGGTGACTAGGACTAACCCGCATTTCAGCCTGCTTTTATTCCTGACACTTCTTAGAAAAACGACCATTTTAGTTCTTTATATTTGGTATGTTGGATGATTTGGTCATTTATGTATCACCGCCCACTAGTTTAATcgttacttttaaaaaaataaagttaataTTGGGAGGTCCATTCAGCCCGGCAGACCGATGATGATATTGCTCACGTGCACAGCATGAGTACCATTAAAAATGACTCTTTTGGTATCTTATCATCAAGATCATATCCAATTTGATTCCTTATATGTCATTCCTACCAATTTGAGCCCTCATTTCATAATATAAAGCAAATTTATGGCTTTTAATGGGAAATAAGAGAACCTTGATAGAGCTAGTGTAGTGCATAGCGTGTGTACTCTTGAAACAAACAGAAgcataatataaaaaaaaaaaattacacaagCACTAATTACAATTACCTCAATTTCTCTCTCTCAAATTCCTTGAATCCCTAATTGCAACCCTTATTTCATAACTTCCACCTAGGCATGTCAATGGGTCGGATCTTATCCAGATCCAACCCAGACCCAATATATTTAGGTAGgatttggatttaatttctcaaatccaaaccctacccAGA carries:
- the LOC113708250 gene encoding uncharacterized protein, which gives rise to MGLGNTIVEKNESSNQDRAKAMIFLRHHLDEGLKSEYLTVKDPLVLWRDLKERFDHLKLVVLPKTRYDWLHLRLQDFKSVNEYNSAMFRITSQLSLCGEKVTDEDMLEKIFSTFHVSNMLLQQQYREKGFKKYSELIACLLLAEQNNELLLKNHESRPTGASPFPEANATQFQNSGRGRGRGRRGGRGGGRGRGRGRGRDRSKCVPRENFNRGKQQNVSQKRENNYDQKNGEKKVYEEKCYRCGMEGHWSRTCRTAEHLVDLYQASLKNIF